One segment of Pandoraea pnomenusa DNA contains the following:
- the ppsR gene encoding posphoenolpyruvate synthetase regulatory kinase/phosphorylase PpsR, giving the protein MTDAPNTGNSPTSPAPQAKPAAARPVFIVSDGTGITAETFAHSILAQFEMRFRQIRVPFVDSVDKAYETAQRINEMYRSENVRPIIFSTLVDARANEILRNSQGVVLDMFQTFIEPLEVELGLKSMHAIGRVHQNADSEAYKNRIEAVNFSLAHDDGQSNKNLQSADVILVGVSRSGKTPTTLYLAMQYGVKAANYPLIPDDFEREKLPSTLDQYKDKIFGLSIDPLRLSEIRNERRPGSKYASLENCRYEVNEAEAMMRREGIKWLSSTHKSIEEIATTILQEIKLERDVY; this is encoded by the coding sequence ATGACTGACGCCCCCAATACCGGAAATTCCCCGACATCCCCCGCCCCACAAGCCAAACCGGCCGCCGCACGCCCGGTCTTCATTGTGTCCGACGGGACAGGGATCACGGCCGAGACATTCGCGCATTCGATTCTCGCGCAGTTCGAGATGCGTTTCCGTCAGATTCGCGTTCCGTTCGTGGATTCCGTCGATAAAGCCTATGAAACGGCGCAACGGATCAATGAAATGTATCGCAGCGAAAACGTCCGCCCGATCATTTTCAGCACGCTCGTCGACGCTCGCGCCAACGAGATCCTGCGCAATAGCCAGGGCGTGGTCCTCGACATGTTCCAGACGTTCATCGAACCCCTTGAAGTCGAGCTGGGACTCAAGTCGATGCATGCCATCGGACGGGTGCACCAGAACGCCGACAGCGAGGCGTATAAGAACCGGATCGAGGCGGTGAATTTCTCGCTCGCGCACGACGACGGCCAGTCGAACAAGAACCTGCAAAGCGCCGACGTGATCCTCGTAGGCGTATCGCGCAGCGGCAAGACGCCGACCACGCTCTACCTCGCCATGCAATACGGCGTGAAGGCCGCCAATTATCCGCTCATCCCGGACGACTTCGAGCGCGAAAAACTGCCTTCCACGCTCGACCAGTACAAGGACAAGATTTTTGGCCTGTCCATCGATCCGCTTCGCCTGTCCGAAATTCGCAATGAACGTCGACCGGGGAGCAAATACGCTTCGCTGGAGAACTGTCGCTACGAAGTGAACGAAGCCGAAGCGATGATGCGCCGCGAAGGCATCAAGTGGCTGTCGTCGACCCACAAGTCGATCGAGGAAATCGCCACCACGATCCTGCAGGAAATCAAGCTGGAGCGCGACGTCTACTGA
- a CDS encoding TrmH family RNA methyltransferase yields the protein MKLISSKDNPFYKRLKQLAQSSAQRRKLGQTLLEGVHLADAYLGALGQPLVCVAPETALENDEVAQIWSRVDPDRRVCLPHALFEPLSTLVNGVPLVFVVEMPTGHLPASQITDCVILDAVQDAGNVGSILRSAAAAGVRDVFCMSGTALAWSSKVLRAGMGAHFSLNIVEHCTPDSLAPRLSVPLLATSLQASTSLYEQDLRAPVAWVFGNEGAGVSPQWLERVRTPIRIPQPGGMESLNVAACAAICLFEAVRQRLD from the coding sequence ATGAAACTCATCAGTTCCAAAGACAACCCGTTCTACAAGCGCCTGAAGCAACTGGCGCAGTCGAGCGCGCAGCGCCGCAAGCTGGGGCAGACGCTGCTAGAGGGTGTGCACCTGGCCGACGCCTATCTTGGCGCGCTCGGACAGCCGCTTGTCTGCGTGGCGCCGGAAACGGCGCTGGAAAACGACGAAGTCGCGCAGATCTGGTCGAGGGTCGATCCCGATCGCCGGGTTTGCCTGCCGCACGCATTGTTCGAGCCGTTGTCGACGCTGGTCAACGGGGTGCCGTTGGTGTTCGTCGTGGAAATGCCGACCGGGCACTTGCCGGCATCGCAAATCACGGATTGCGTGATTCTCGATGCAGTGCAGGATGCCGGGAACGTCGGCTCTATCTTGCGCAGTGCGGCCGCCGCCGGCGTACGCGATGTGTTTTGCATGTCGGGCACGGCACTCGCCTGGTCGAGCAAGGTATTGCGCGCCGGGATGGGCGCGCATTTCTCATTGAACATCGTCGAGCATTGCACTCCGGATTCGCTCGCGCCGCGCCTGTCGGTGCCGTTGCTCGCGACCAGCCTGCAGGCAAGCACGTCGCTCTACGAGCAGGACTTGCGCGCACCCGTGGCGTGGGTCTTCGGCAACGAAGGGGCGGGGGTTTCGCCACAGTGGCTCGAACGCGTACGCACGCCGATCCGCATTCCGCAACCGGGTGGCATGGAGTCGCTCAACGTGGCGGCTTGCGCGGCGATCTGCCTGTTCGAGGCGGTGCGGCAGCGGCTCGACTGA
- the rnhB gene encoding ribonuclease HII, whose translation MALDLFAEVAADLTCGVDEVGRGPLAGPVVTAAVILDPARPIKGLADSKKLTAQRREALYEEIVERSLAYCIAEASVGEIDSLNILHATMLAMQRAVNGLSRVPTLALIDGNRCPVLPMRSEAVIKGDDKVPAISAASILAKVTRDRQLIALHEEFPQYGFDEHVGYGTPRHLEALRRHGPSPHHRQSFAPVREAFEMFGALTVSRVIRSS comes from the coding sequence ATGGCGCTCGACCTGTTCGCCGAGGTGGCGGCCGACCTCACGTGCGGCGTCGACGAAGTGGGGCGTGGGCCGCTCGCCGGGCCTGTCGTGACGGCGGCGGTCATTCTGGATCCGGCGCGTCCGATCAAGGGACTCGCGGACTCGAAGAAGCTCACCGCGCAGCGTCGCGAGGCGCTCTACGAGGAAATCGTCGAGCGTTCACTCGCGTACTGCATTGCCGAGGCGAGCGTGGGCGAGATCGATTCGCTGAACATTCTGCACGCGACGATGCTGGCCATGCAGCGTGCCGTCAATGGCTTGTCGCGCGTGCCGACGCTGGCGCTCATCGACGGCAATCGCTGCCCGGTGTTGCCGATGCGCTCGGAGGCCGTGATCAAGGGCGACGACAAGGTGCCCGCGATCTCGGCGGCGTCGATTCTGGCAAAGGTCACGCGAGACCGTCAGTTGATCGCGCTGCACGAGGAATTCCCGCAGTACGGTTTCGACGAGCACGTCGGCTACGGCACGCCACGTCATCTGGAGGCGCTGCGGCGGCACGGGCCGAGCCCGCACCATCGCCAGTCGTTCGCACCGGTGCGCGAAGCCTTCGAGATGTTCGGCGCGCTCACCGTTTCTCGCGTCATCCGGTCCTCATGA
- the lpxB gene encoding lipid-A-disaccharide synthase → MTLPGAGQRTLAMVAGELSGDLIAGNVLAGLKQSLPADIAYAGVGGPHMAEEGFDAYWPIDKLSVMGYVEVIKHLREILSIRRQLRERWLAEKPLAFVGFDAPDFNFDLEIKLREAGIPTIHFVSPSIWAWRGGRIKKIRRAVDHMLCLFPFEPEIYHRAGIDATFVGHPMADKIPMVPDVAGARARLALTGNGPVVAILPGSRTSEVQRLTPVFFAAMRLLAKREPSIRFVLPAATPRLRSMMQPIVDAHGDLNLTVIDGRAPLALEAADSVLLASGTATLEAALYKKPMVISYKVPWLTAQIMKRQGYLPYVGLPNILSGEFVVPELLQHFATPEALADAVWQQLSDPVLRASLQARFTKIHEQLRQNTAARSAEVIERVLREKGRI, encoded by the coding sequence CTGACCCTTCCCGGCGCCGGCCAGCGAACCCTGGCGATGGTCGCCGGGGAGCTGTCGGGCGATCTCATCGCCGGTAACGTGCTTGCCGGACTCAAGCAAAGTCTTCCGGCCGACATCGCCTACGCGGGTGTCGGTGGCCCGCATATGGCGGAAGAGGGGTTCGACGCCTATTGGCCGATCGACAAGCTCTCCGTGATGGGCTACGTGGAAGTCATCAAGCATCTGCGCGAGATTCTCTCGATTCGCAGGCAGCTTCGCGAGCGCTGGTTGGCGGAAAAGCCGCTGGCGTTCGTCGGATTCGACGCTCCCGACTTCAATTTCGACCTCGAAATCAAGCTGCGCGAGGCCGGCATTCCCACCATCCATTTCGTCAGCCCGTCGATCTGGGCCTGGCGCGGCGGGCGCATCAAGAAGATCAGGCGCGCCGTGGACCACATGTTGTGCCTGTTCCCGTTCGAGCCGGAGATCTATCACCGGGCGGGCATCGACGCGACGTTCGTCGGGCATCCGATGGCGGACAAGATTCCGATGGTGCCCGACGTGGCCGGCGCGCGGGCCCGATTGGCGCTGACGGGTAACGGGCCGGTCGTCGCGATTCTCCCGGGTAGCCGCACCTCGGAAGTGCAGCGCCTCACACCGGTCTTCTTCGCCGCCATGCGATTGCTCGCCAAACGGGAGCCATCGATTCGGTTTGTGCTGCCGGCGGCCACACCGCGTTTGCGTTCGATGATGCAACCGATCGTCGACGCGCACGGCGATCTGAACCTGACGGTGATCGACGGTCGCGCGCCGCTGGCGCTCGAAGCTGCGGACAGCGTGCTGCTCGCGAGCGGAACGGCGACGCTGGAAGCCGCGTTGTACAAGAAGCCCATGGTCATCTCGTACAAGGTGCCCTGGCTCACCGCGCAGATCATGAAGCGGCAGGGCTATCTCCCTTACGTGGGCTTGCCAAATATCCTCTCCGGTGAGTTCGTCGTACCGGAGCTGTTGCAGCACTTCGCCACGCCCGAAGCGCTCGCCGACGCCGTCTGGCAGCAGTTGTCCGATCCGGTGCTGCGGGCGTCGTTGCAGGCGCGCTTCACGAAGATTCACGAGCAACTCCGCCAGAACACTGCGGCGCGTTCGGCGGAAGTGATCGAGCGGGTACTGCGCGAGAAGGGGCGGATATGA
- the lpxA gene encoding acyl-ACP--UDP-N-acetylglucosamine O-acyltransferase — translation MTNIHPSAVVDPKAQLADDVTVGPYAIVGPNVTVGAGTQILAHTIVDGHTTLGAGNKIGPFASIGGAPQDMKYAGEPTRLVIGDRNTIREFTTIHTGTVQDGGLTGLGDDNWIMAYVHIAHDCHVGNHTVFSSNAQLAGHVHVDDWAIIGGMTGVHQFVRIGAHSMVGGASVLVQDVPPYVIASGDRAVPYGINVEGLRRRGFSADAITALRHAYKLLYKSGLTLDEAKVQIEAFGNAGAPDVFDAVRVLLDFLNTSTRGIVR, via the coding sequence ATGACGAATATTCATCCCTCCGCGGTCGTCGATCCGAAGGCGCAACTGGCCGACGACGTTACCGTGGGTCCGTACGCGATCGTCGGGCCGAACGTCACTGTTGGTGCAGGCACGCAAATCCTGGCGCACACGATCGTCGACGGGCATACGACGCTCGGCGCGGGCAACAAGATTGGCCCGTTCGCGTCGATTGGCGGCGCGCCGCAGGACATGAAGTACGCTGGCGAGCCGACGCGGCTCGTCATCGGCGACCGCAATACGATTCGCGAGTTCACGACCATCCACACGGGCACGGTGCAGGACGGCGGTCTGACCGGGCTCGGCGACGACAACTGGATCATGGCTTACGTGCACATCGCGCACGATTGCCACGTGGGCAACCACACCGTGTTCTCGAGCAACGCGCAGCTGGCAGGCCACGTGCACGTGGACGACTGGGCCATCATCGGCGGCATGACGGGGGTGCACCAGTTCGTGCGCATCGGTGCGCACTCGATGGTGGGTGGGGCTTCCGTGCTGGTGCAGGACGTGCCGCCGTACGTCATCGCGTCGGGCGACCGCGCGGTACCGTATGGCATCAACGTCGAAGGTCTGCGTCGCCGCGGATTTTCCGCGGATGCGATCACCGCGCTGCGCCATGCGTACAAGCTGCTCTACAAGAGCGGCCTGACGCTCGACGAGGCGAAGGTCCAGATCGAAGCGTTTGGAAACGCTGGCGCACCGGACGTCTTCGACGCCGTGCGTGTGCTGCTCGACTTCCTCAACACCAGCACGCGCGGTATCGTGCGCTGA
- the fabZ gene encoding 3-hydroxyacyl-ACP dehydratase FabZ: MSETNINIDIHKIMKLLPHRYPMLMVDRVISLEPHANIKVIKNVTINEPYFTGHYPQRPVMPGVLIVEALAQAAALLTFSEEAVHDENTLYYFVGIENVRFKRPVEPGDQLILDVDFLSERRGFFKFKGKALVDGKLAAEAEFMCMVKKNGE; the protein is encoded by the coding sequence ATGAGCGAGACCAACATCAATATCGACATCCACAAGATCATGAAGCTGCTGCCGCATCGCTATCCGATGCTGATGGTGGACCGCGTGATCAGCCTGGAGCCGCACGCCAATATCAAGGTCATCAAGAACGTCACGATCAATGAGCCGTATTTCACCGGCCATTATCCGCAGCGTCCGGTCATGCCGGGCGTGCTGATCGTGGAAGCGCTGGCGCAGGCCGCCGCGCTGCTCACGTTCTCAGAAGAAGCGGTGCACGACGAAAACACGCTCTACTATTTCGTGGGGATCGAGAACGTTCGCTTCAAGCGTCCTGTCGAACCGGGTGATCAATTGATCCTGGACGTGGACTTCCTTAGCGAGCGCCGCGGCTTCTTCAAGTTCAAGGGCAAGGCGCTGGTCGACGGCAAGCTCGCGGCGGAAGCCGAGTTCATGTGCATGGTCAAGAAGAACGGCGAATAA
- the lpxD gene encoding UDP-3-O-(3-hydroxymyristoyl)glucosamine N-acyltransferase, which produces MSAASSHASQPSLPSVSLAQLVARFGGDLVGDGEVTVDGLAPLDRAGARQLAFLSNPLYLAEVPNSGAAAVILSRADFDKLPSHEGRAWIIAPNPYAYFARVAQMFAQAATPVPAVGVHPSAVVDPSATVPASCVIGPNVVIEAGVRLGERVRLVANVFVGRGTTIGDDVLVYPNATLYHTSVIGARCVIHAGAVIGSDGFGFAPDFTATGGEWVKIPQVGRAVIEDDVEIGASTSIDRGAMADTVIERGCKIDNQVQIAHNVRVGAYTVIAACTGIAGSSTIGKFCMLGGAVGVAGHVTIGDRVIVTAKSGVSKSIPGPGTYTSAFPAIPNAEWNKNAAIMRNLDKMRDRVRQLEAKVKDLQEK; this is translated from the coding sequence ATGTCGGCGGCGTCGTCCCACGCTTCCCAGCCGTCGCTCCCTTCAGTCTCGCTGGCGCAACTGGTCGCGCGCTTCGGTGGCGACCTCGTCGGGGACGGTGAAGTCACCGTCGACGGTCTGGCACCGCTCGATCGCGCCGGCGCACGCCAGCTCGCCTTCCTGTCCAATCCGCTCTATCTCGCCGAAGTACCCAATTCGGGCGCCGCGGCCGTGATTCTCTCCAGGGCCGACTTCGACAAGCTGCCCTCGCACGAAGGGCGCGCGTGGATCATCGCGCCGAACCCGTACGCGTACTTCGCACGCGTGGCCCAGATGTTTGCGCAGGCGGCCACGCCAGTGCCGGCGGTGGGGGTTCACCCGAGCGCGGTCGTCGATCCGTCGGCGACGGTGCCGGCCTCGTGCGTCATCGGTCCGAATGTCGTGATCGAAGCCGGCGTGAGGCTGGGCGAACGTGTCCGGCTGGTGGCAAACGTGTTCGTCGGTCGCGGCACCACGATCGGCGACGACGTGCTCGTCTACCCCAACGCCACGCTGTATCACACGAGCGTGATCGGCGCGCGTTGCGTCATCCATGCGGGGGCGGTGATCGGCTCCGACGGATTCGGGTTCGCGCCTGACTTCACTGCCACCGGCGGCGAATGGGTGAAGATTCCGCAGGTCGGGCGAGCCGTGATCGAAGACGATGTCGAAATCGGCGCGTCGACCTCGATCGATCGGGGCGCGATGGCCGACACGGTCATCGAGCGCGGTTGCAAGATCGACAACCAGGTGCAGATCGCGCACAACGTGCGCGTGGGCGCCTACACGGTGATCGCCGCCTGCACGGGCATTGCCGGCAGCAGCACCATCGGGAAATTCTGCATGCTGGGGGGCGCCGTCGGCGTGGCCGGGCATGTGACGATCGGGGACCGGGTCATCGTGACGGCCAAGTCGGGGGTGTCGAAGTCGATTCCCGGCCCGGGCACCTACACCAGCGCGTTTCCGGCGATTCCGAACGCCGAATGGAACAAGAACGCGGCCATCATGCGCAATCTGGACAAGATGCGCGATCGCGTGCGACAACTTGAAGCGAAGGTCAAAGACCTGCAAGAGAAATGA
- a CDS encoding OmpH family outer membrane protein, which translates to MAQDARIAAVNSDRILRDSAPAKAAQAKLEAEFSKRDSDLQAMAQRLKAMSDKLDKDNPTLSDAERAKRQRDLAAADTEFQRKQREFREDLNQRRNEELAAVLDRANRVIKQIAEADKYDLIVQEAVYVSPRIDITDKVLKTLNAGSGSGTGGK; encoded by the coding sequence ATGGCTCAGGATGCGCGCATCGCCGCTGTCAATTCGGATCGCATTCTGCGCGATTCCGCACCGGCCAAGGCCGCACAAGCCAAGCTCGAGGCGGAGTTCTCCAAGCGGGACTCGGATCTCCAGGCGATGGCGCAACGTCTGAAGGCGATGTCGGACAAGCTCGACAAGGACAACCCCACGTTGTCCGATGCCGAACGCGCCAAGCGCCAGCGTGACCTGGCAGCCGCCGACACCGAATTCCAGCGCAAGCAGCGCGAATTCCGGGAAGATTTGAATCAGCGCCGCAACGAGGAGCTCGCCGCCGTGCTCGATCGCGCCAATCGCGTGATCAAGCAGATTGCCGAGGCGGACAAGTACGACCTGATCGTGCAGGAAGCGGTCTACGTGAGCCCGCGCATCGACATCACGGACAAGGTGCTCAAGACCCTGAACGCAGGTTCGGGTAGCGGCACCGGCGGCAAGTGA
- the bamA gene encoding outer membrane protein assembly factor BamA gives MSNKYHLVPKTLVIAVLAAHSFLARAVEPFVVKDIRVEGLQRIEPGTVFSYLPVKPGDKFNDDKGTEAIRALYATGLFSDVSVETQGNVLVVHVNERPAIASIDFLGIKEFDKDGLKKALRSVGLTEGRSFDRNLLDKSEQELKRQYLTRGYYAAQVKTTVTPLERNRVGIQFAVTEGPKATIQQINFVGNKAFSSSDLTSEMELGTPNWLSWYSKNDLYSKDKLTGDLEKLRSFYLNRGYLEFNIDSTDVSITPDKDEMFLTINLHEGEPYKVSDVKLTGEMLGKQDDIQKLVQLKAGDTFSAAKLQASTKAISDMLGNYGFAFANVNAQPTIDRNNHTVALTLTIDPGRRVYVRKINIVGNSRTRDEVIRRELRQLESSWYDADRLKLSQDRINRLGYFTDVNVTTEPVPGSNDQVDLQVKVEEKPTGTINVGAGFSSTDKVVLQAGISQDNVFGSGTSLSVNVNTGKTYRTLAVTQVDPYFTVDGVSRITDIYYRTYQPLLLTSDSDFRINTLGGNLKFGVPFSEVDTVFFGIGFEQTRLHLTSDGTTPQRYIDYANQFGYVSNNYPLTIGWSRDSRDSALIPNRGHYQQANIEIGTPIGTTKYIRAYYQHQYYYPVSRGFTLALNGEVGYGHGMGGQPFPIFKNYFAGGIGSVRGYEPSSLGPKDTNGEPLGGASKLIGNVELTFPLPGTGYDRTLRIFTFFDGGNVFDNGQAITLNNLRYSYGFGLSWISPIGPLKLSMGFPLAKKTGDQYQKFQFQVGTSF, from the coding sequence TTGTCGAATAAATACCACCTTGTTCCGAAGACCCTGGTGATTGCGGTTCTGGCGGCACACAGTTTCCTGGCACGCGCCGTCGAGCCGTTCGTGGTCAAGGATATCCGAGTGGAGGGCTTGCAGCGGATCGAACCCGGAACGGTCTTCTCGTATCTGCCGGTCAAGCCGGGCGACAAGTTCAACGACGATAAGGGCACCGAAGCAATTCGTGCCCTTTATGCAACGGGCCTGTTCTCGGACGTGAGCGTCGAGACGCAGGGCAACGTGCTGGTGGTGCACGTCAACGAGCGCCCGGCCATTGCTTCCATCGACTTCCTCGGCATCAAGGAATTCGACAAGGACGGTCTGAAGAAGGCACTGCGCTCGGTCGGCCTGACCGAGGGTCGCAGCTTCGACCGCAACCTGCTCGACAAGTCGGAACAGGAGCTCAAGCGTCAATACCTCACGCGCGGTTACTACGCAGCGCAGGTGAAGACCACGGTCACGCCGCTCGAGCGCAACCGTGTGGGCATTCAGTTCGCGGTGACCGAAGGCCCCAAGGCCACGATCCAGCAAATCAACTTCGTTGGCAACAAGGCGTTCTCTTCGTCGGACCTGACGTCCGAAATGGAGCTCGGCACGCCGAACTGGCTGTCCTGGTACTCCAAGAACGATCTGTATTCCAAGGACAAGCTCACGGGCGATCTGGAAAAGCTGCGTTCGTTCTACCTGAACCGCGGTTACCTGGAATTCAACATCGACTCCACCGACGTTTCGATCACGCCGGACAAGGACGAGATGTTCCTGACGATCAACCTGCACGAAGGCGAGCCGTACAAGGTGTCGGACGTCAAGCTGACCGGCGAGATGCTCGGCAAGCAGGACGACATCCAGAAGCTCGTGCAGCTCAAGGCCGGCGACACGTTCTCGGCCGCCAAGCTCCAGGCGAGCACGAAAGCCATTTCGGACATGCTCGGCAACTACGGATTCGCGTTCGCCAACGTGAACGCCCAGCCGACGATCGACCGCAACAACCACACGGTGGCGTTGACGCTGACGATCGATCCGGGCCGCCGCGTCTACGTTCGCAAGATCAACATCGTCGGCAACTCGCGCACGCGCGACGAGGTGATTCGTCGCGAGCTGCGTCAGCTCGAGAGCTCGTGGTACGACGCCGATCGCCTCAAGCTGTCGCAGGACCGTATCAACCGTCTGGGCTACTTCACCGACGTGAACGTGACCACTGAACCGGTGCCCGGTTCGAACGACCAGGTCGACCTCCAGGTGAAGGTGGAAGAAAAGCCGACCGGCACGATCAACGTGGGCGCAGGCTTCTCGTCGACCGACAAGGTGGTGTTGCAGGCCGGTATCAGCCAGGACAACGTGTTCGGTTCGGGGACTTCGCTGTCGGTGAACGTCAACACCGGCAAGACGTATCGGACATTGGCGGTGACGCAGGTCGATCCGTACTTCACGGTCGACGGCGTGAGCCGTATTACGGACATCTATTACCGTACGTACCAGCCGCTGCTGCTGACCAGCGATTCGGACTTCCGTATCAACACGCTGGGGGGCAACCTCAAGTTCGGTGTGCCGTTCTCGGAAGTCGATACGGTGTTCTTCGGCATCGGCTTCGAACAGACGCGTCTGCATCTGACGAGCGACGGCACTACGCCGCAGCGCTACATCGACTACGCCAACCAATTCGGATACGTCAGCAACAACTACCCGCTGACCATCGGCTGGTCGCGCGATTCGCGTGACAGCGCCCTGATTCCGAACCGCGGTCACTATCAGCAGGCGAACATCGAAATCGGCACCCCGATCGGAACGACCAAGTACATCCGCGCCTATTACCAGCACCAGTACTACTATCCGGTCAGCCGCGGCTTCACGCTCGCGCTCAACGGTGAAGTCGGATACGGCCACGGCATGGGCGGTCAGCCGTTCCCGATCTTCAAGAACTACTTCGCGGGCGGTATTGGCTCGGTGCGTGGCTACGAGCCGAGCTCGCTGGGTCCGAAGGACACCAACGGCGAACCGCTGGGCGGCGCATCGAAGCTCATCGGTAACGTGGAGCTGACGTTCCCGCTGCCGGGCACCGGATATGACCGTACGCTGCGTATCTTTACGTTCTTCGACGGCGGTAACGTCTTCGATAACGGGCAGGCGATTACCTTGAATAACCTGCGCTATTCTTACGGCTTCGGTCTGTCGTGGATTTCGCCGATCGGCCCGCTCAAGCTCTCGATGGGCTTCCCGCTCGCCAAGAAGACGGGCGACCAGTACCAGAAATTCCAGTTCCAGGTCGGTACGTCGTTCTAA
- the rseP gene encoding RIP metalloprotease RseP, producing the protein MTLLSTLLAFAVAIGVLVVFHELGHYSVARLCGVKVLRFSVGFGTPLLKWTMGRDRTEWTVCALPLGGYVRMLDERDDTQIVAPEDRDRAFNRQSVYKRFAIVAAGPVANFLLAIALYAGLNLVGVTEPVARVAPPAAGTLAARAGLAGGELITGVRENGTSSDEAVGDDMPVRSWEDLRWRLVDPMIDGQRVTLIARTRDGRAEYTLDAAGQHFDADGEQDFMQRLGLVPSARVKVGQLIAGGAAGAAGLRVGDEITAVDGSAVTSAKGLVDAVRAHPGKPMTFTVRRDGALMNVTLTPAAEVDSAEAGGARVGKIGAALASQVDSVTVRYGLFEAIGRGAQRTWDVTAFSVRMFGKMITGQASLKNLSGPVTIADYAGRSARLGLDYFVAFLALVSISLGVLNLLPIPVLDGGYLLYYAVEAITGRAVSERWQGVLQRVGIVCILALSAVALFNDMSKLLH; encoded by the coding sequence ATGACTCTGCTGTCCACGTTGCTTGCGTTTGCCGTCGCCATTGGCGTGCTGGTGGTGTTCCATGAGCTGGGCCATTACTCGGTCGCGCGGTTGTGCGGCGTCAAGGTGCTGCGTTTCTCGGTGGGGTTCGGCACCCCCCTGCTCAAGTGGACGATGGGCCGCGATCGCACGGAGTGGACCGTCTGCGCACTGCCGCTCGGCGGCTATGTTCGGATGCTCGACGAGCGTGACGATACGCAGATCGTCGCCCCGGAAGACCGCGATCGTGCGTTCAACCGGCAATCCGTCTACAAGCGCTTCGCCATCGTGGCCGCCGGACCGGTCGCGAACTTCCTGCTTGCCATTGCCCTTTACGCCGGGCTGAATCTGGTGGGTGTCACGGAGCCGGTCGCCCGCGTGGCGCCGCCGGCGGCGGGCACGCTCGCGGCGCGCGCCGGATTGGCCGGCGGCGAGCTCATTACCGGTGTCCGCGAGAATGGAACGAGTTCCGACGAAGCTGTCGGCGACGACATGCCAGTGCGCTCGTGGGAGGATCTTCGCTGGCGTCTGGTCGATCCGATGATCGACGGTCAGCGCGTCACCCTGATCGCGCGCACGCGCGACGGCCGCGCCGAATACACGCTGGACGCCGCAGGGCAGCACTTCGATGCCGACGGCGAGCAGGACTTCATGCAGCGGCTGGGCCTGGTGCCGTCGGCGCGCGTGAAGGTGGGGCAGCTTATCGCGGGGGGCGCGGCCGGGGCGGCGGGCTTGCGCGTGGGAGACGAAATCACGGCGGTGGACGGCAGTGCGGTGACGTCGGCCAAGGGGCTGGTCGATGCCGTGCGTGCGCATCCGGGCAAACCGATGACGTTCACGGTGCGGCGCGATGGCGCGCTGATGAATGTCACCCTCACGCCCGCGGCGGAAGTCGACTCCGCCGAGGCGGGCGGGGCGCGCGTGGGCAAGATCGGGGCCGCGCTGGCCAGTCAGGTCGACTCGGTGACCGTGCGTTACGGCCTGTTCGAGGCCATTGGCCGTGGTGCGCAGCGCACATGGGACGTGACGGCATTCAGCGTGCGCATGTTTGGGAAAATGATCACGGGGCAGGCATCGCTCAAGAATCTGAGCGGTCCGGTGACGATTGCGGACTATGCGGGCCGCTCCGCGCGACTGGGACTGGATTATTTCGTCGCCTTTCTGGCGCTTGTCAGCATTAGCCTTGGCGTATTGAATCTGTTGCCGATTCCGGTTCTGGACGGTGGCTATCTGTTATATTATGCGGTCGAAGCGATTACCGGCCGGGCTGTTTCCGAGCGGTGGCAGGGTGTGCTGCAACGAGTGGGCATCGTTTGCATTCTCGCGCTCTCTGCCGTAGCACTTTTCAATGACATGTCGAAGTTGCTGCACTAG